In Phalacrocorax carbo chromosome 17, bPhaCar2.1, whole genome shotgun sequence, the genomic window TTCAAAAAGCTGTTCTCTTCCTTGCTGTTGTATGAAAGGCACAAACTGTAGGGGAGATGAGACAAGTTTATTATGCCCTGTATGTTGacagaaaatacctttttcccctctgtggtattttttttccatcttgaaTTGTCAAAATTTGATTGTAATGATGACGTTTTGGCTAAAGTCCCTCTTTGTATAGTTTTGTGAATACATATTCTTCAAGTTTGGCAGCTTTTTTTCACATATCCATAACTGACAACTGcttatttctcatttcagttcTTGCACAAAGAGGCTACTTCAAAGATAAAGCTTTTGTAAATTATCTTAAATACTTACTTTATTGGAAAGAACCTGAATATGCGAAGTATCTGAAGTAAGTGTTAAAATTACTTAGGTTTCTTCATCTTAATGATTTGATGTTTACCTTCTATTACGTCCTGTACAGCAGTGTCCCAGCCTTTGGTGTCTGCCTGTAACCCTACCTTTGTCCTCCCCATGTGTCCTCCCCTCCCTTTGTTGTTTATATGCAAATTGTCCTGCCTCCAATAGTCCAGATGTAGCAAGAATAGACAAAATTATAAAACTTGTCTTCCATGAGTCGTGCATGGAATCTTTCCTTTGCAGCCTGTATTTGCACTTCACCGcttgcttaaaataaaactattgaAAATTATGGTAGAAAACTACTTCAGTTAGGCCCAGTAAGTACATTTTAAGCGTGATTTTGCATTGTTGATGCTTACACAAAACCAAGGATGACTTTGCATTTTTGTGAGTGTCCAAAATCCTTCAAATTTTGGGAGAATGGTTCTTGGTTATGTTCTTTAAACGAGCTCTGGAAAGAGATATTGTATTTGTTTAGTAAAATCTAGCCACTAGAAAAGCTACTGTAAGCAAGCACCTATATCCATTTATAAACTGCTAGAGGACTCCTTGTTTCCTAGCCTAATACCGAGTTACTAAGTTACAGTGCATGGAATATGTACGGTCTTAAGTGGTTCAATACTTCAGTAAAGCACATAcataataaaactaaaataacgAACTGCAGAGTTATCAGAGACTCCAGTTTTAGCGTACCTTGTAACAACTTGTATTtaagtgtattttatttttaatccaggTATCCTCAGTGTTTGCATATGTTAGAGCTGCTCCAATATGAACATTTCCGCAAAGAACTGGTAAATGCTCAGTGTGCTAAATTTATTGATGAGCAACAGATTCTTCACTGGCAGCACTATTCACGGAAAAGAATGCGCCTCCAGCAAGcacttgcagagcagcagcagcaaaacaacacctctgtaaaatgaaaaacgCTTGGCGGAGGGATGATAAGGCGTACTTTGCGTCAGCTGAAGTATTTACAAGAGAGGAGTATTTACAACCTTTTGTAGGtttggctctgtgtgtgtgtacatttaatttttgattTATCAAGTGActtttctttcaacttttttaaagatacaaGACTGATAAACACCTCCTTCAgcaatttattttgcagcatggACAATTTTGTAAGAGCATTACTTACTGAAGTTACTGACTCctcttcattttgaaaacaaaacgTAGTTCTGAGGGCACCGACATTTAAGTATCTAATACAAAGTGTAGAAGTCTGTTCTTAGGAGGCATTTTCCATGGAGAATAACGCTGCGTCTCAAAGTGTGGCTAAAAACACCCTGATGTACTACTTCTTACAAGTGCAAAGTTGAAGTGATATTGTACAAAATCTAAATTGTGGATTTTTGCCTTGAAACCGAGCTGAGGTATTGTGATTTGTTTACCTGGCAGTCATTGTTGCTGGGGGTCTTACAGAGTTTTCCTTACAGCATGTTTTAGAGATAGAAATCAAAGTGTGACAGGAGAGGTGCAGGAGTGGAGGAGAGATAGGTAATAATAAACCTTGATACTCTACAGAAGGAATACGCTGTAGCTGTATCTATTCCATTAAAGTCAGCTTCAGCCCTGGTTTTCTGCCAGTGAAATCCTGGCTGCTCTTACACTTTGCTACAGTACGTGTAGTGAGAACAATTTGTGTTACAAAAAAAGGTGCAAATACTTGCAGTATTGGAGAAGCATTTGCCATGTATACCTgtagttttttttaataagaacacAGATCTTGGCAGCTGTcagggattttattttcatactttAGATTGTTTTTGTGCTACGTTCATGTTATATTCCATATCCTTGTAGGAGGAGGTGCTGCAACTGTTAACCCTTAACATGATCAGTGACACCAGGGCAGTCAACCTTCAGCATATCATACTTGGACTGAACAGATAAGCCATTAAACATCTCTGGCACTGAAAATGTATCTTAACACTTTCAGTTACTACCTGAATAGTTACTACATTCCTGAAGTCAGATGTAGGAAGAATAAgcaggtttttctgtttctcgtccccctctgcccctcccccccccttaTTCACAGTTACAGGTGTAACTTGGCAGTTAAGCTGTACTCTTCAGTAACTGTAGGTGCCTGCTGTTTGTAACATCAGCCCAGCTCCtttgaaaatgaagtgtttGCAAACTCAAGTTTATTTGAACAGGAAGGATACAGCGTTTTTTGTTGCAGGATTTTAGTGGAAGGTTTGGACTTGGAATTTAATACATTTATCTTGACTAGTCTGAAGTAATGAATCATGAAGTTTTAAGAAAGGTTAAGGATTCCTTGAAAGGACACTGCAAATAACTTGAgattaacatcttcattaatgattgACTGCTGGAGGATTTAGTCTTCAGTGAACAACATACGCACAAGCTCCGCTTTAAAACATTCTTCTTCAACCAGCTTCTGAGGCTGAAAGAGAAGTTGAGATGTTTTAGAGGCAATTCAAAAGCCTGTTCTAGACTAGAGCCATTTGTACATACAAACATTAGGCATACTCCagcagtttttttcttccagggtggggtggggaatggAGCGAGTAAGGTAAGAGCCTGAGGGTTTTCTGGCCTTGGAAGAGGCATTTCTAAGAAAGTAGCTGCTAATTTAAATAATATGCACAAGTTAAAACTTGAGCTGTAGTCTGTCTGAAGCAAGACTATACTGCACATAACCTGGTTTCACTCCCATAATTCagcatttggattttttaaaatttgaggaGCTGCAAGTCAGGAAGCTAACAATACGTTGGCTAAGAATTTTCTGTACCCCTCAACCACTACACACGAAGCATACGTATTTTCTTTACTATACGTTCATTATAGACAACATTATACAGAAAGCAGAGTAGTTCTTTCTTGAGGTACTGTTTGAGCCAGGAAGAGTGCAtgcctgggagcagaggagctgtTCCTAACTGCTCTTTTTAAACAAGAGAGTATCAGAAAACATACGTGGCTAAGTCATTTACAGCCGTAAGCACCTGCCCGTTTCCCATCTGAATGCCTGTAGGTCCAGAACATACAGTAAGTCACTTACTGTTCCATATTTAAGTAGTGTAGGCACTCCCGTTAGTTTCAGATTCTTCCTGAATTCATTGTTGGGATCTTTCCAGCTGTTCAGGAAGAAGGGGTTAAGCACAGCTTGCAGAGGTGCAGTTTGAAGTTAGCCTGTTAAAATGCCTTCAAGAGGATGATTCAAAGGTCTTTGCCTCACGCCTCCCCAACCCACTGCTCAGAACAAGCATGCAGATTGTTCCCATTAGGGATGGTGTTGACctcaaaacttaaaaaaagcaaacaaaagaaaaaacaaaccaccttcATTTGT contains:
- the MED31 gene encoding mediator of RNA polymerase II transcription subunit 31; translation: METDDTGNRLRFQLELEFVQCLANPNYLNFLAQRGYFKDKAFVNYLKYLLYWKEPEYAKYLKYPQCLHMLELLQYEHFRKELVNAQCAKFIDEQQILHWQHYSRKRMRLQQALAEQQQQNNTSVK